One Serpentinicella alkaliphila DNA segment encodes these proteins:
- a CDS encoding response regulator, with the protein MEKIRVLLVDDHSLVRQGLKQIIELEEDILVIGQASNGEEALELISKVKPNVILLDINMPKMNGIQTLRRIKDMDKTIKVIMLTFHEDREYLFETINLGANGYVLKDAESASLIKAIRDVNKGGSYIHPNITTEIVKELNNKYKGNDGVDELTRREFEVLSLIAEGQNNKEIANTLFISEKTVKNHVSNIFKKIDVNDRTQAAIYAYRNNVKKLL; encoded by the coding sequence ATGGAAAAGATAAGAGTATTATTAGTAGATGATCATAGTTTAGTTAGACAAGGATTAAAGCAAATAATAGAATTAGAGGAAGATATCTTAGTTATTGGACAGGCTAGTAATGGAGAAGAGGCCCTTGAGTTAATTAGTAAAGTTAAACCTAATGTAATATTACTTGACATTAATATGCCTAAAATGAATGGGATTCAGACATTAAGAAGAATAAAGGATATGGATAAGACAATTAAGGTTATAATGCTTACTTTCCATGAAGACAGAGAATATCTATTTGAAACAATTAATTTAGGTGCTAATGGATATGTTCTAAAGGATGCGGAAAGTGCAAGTCTCATTAAAGCAATAAGGGATGTTAATAAGGGTGGGTCATATATACACCCAAATATAACGACTGAAATCGTAAAAGAACTTAATAATAAGTATAAAGGTAATGATGGTGTTGATGAATTAACAAGAAGGGAATTCGAAGTACTATCTCTAATTGCAGAGGGTCAAAATAATAAGGAAATAGCAAATACTCTGTTTATTAGTGAAAAAACCGTTAAAAATCATGTATCAAACATCTTTAAAAAGATCGATGTTAATGATAGAACACAAGCGGCAATTTATGCATATAGGAACAATGTTAAAAAATTATTATAA
- a CDS encoding RNA polymerase sigma factor, translating into MGSLDENLLIQKSQAGDIKSFEMLIETYQKKAFNIAYRMLGNLEDANDVTQEAFVKVYKSLGKFKGDSKFSTWLYSIVTNASIDYMRKNRKTDVVYLDKKEEDKMKIEVPDNINTPEHLFEKKEIKRVIHDSINKLSKEHRTVIILRDIQGFSYDEIANILNCSEGTVKSRISRARGQLKNILSQNVASTTC; encoded by the coding sequence GTGGGTAGTTTGGATGAGAATTTGTTAATTCAAAAATCTCAAGCAGGAGATATAAAAAGCTTTGAAATGCTAATAGAGACATATCAAAAAAAAGCATTTAATATAGCTTATAGAATGTTGGGGAATTTAGAAGATGCAAACGATGTTACTCAAGAGGCATTTGTAAAGGTATACAAGTCTCTTGGTAAATTTAAAGGAGATAGCAAGTTTTCAACATGGCTTTATTCTATTGTAACTAATGCTAGTATAGACTATATGAGAAAAAATAGAAAGACAGATGTTGTTTACTTAGACAAAAAGGAAGAAGATAAAATGAAAATAGAAGTTCCTGACAATATAAATACACCTGAACATTTGTTTGAGAAAAAAGAAATAAAAAGAGTTATACACGATTCAATTAATAAACTAAGTAAAGAACATAGAACAGTAATAATATTAAGGGATATACAGGGTTTCTCATATGATGAAATTGCAAATATATTAAACTGTTCAGAAGGTACCGTTAAATCTAGAATAAGTCGAGCTCGAGGGCAATTAAAGAATATATTAAGTCAAAACGTGGCATCAACAACTTGTTGA
- a CDS encoding cation diffusion facilitator family transporter has protein sequence MNDKLRYEYSRKASILSIIGNILLTGFKVIIGLLSGSIALVADAFHSASDLIGTIILLQGLKIAHMPPDESHPYGHHRAETITSKILAIILIITALGIGYSSFRIIRSPNVTPPETFAIYIIILSIIVKEGMYRYAYKIGKLIQSDAVIADAWHHRSDAFSSIGALIGVGGAILGYPIMDPLAGIFVSILILKTGIEIYISAVRDLMDTAPSDEIINELKDAAYEANGVEGVQDIKVRKHGSKLFVDMKICVNSNITVSEGHGAAARAKENIIKSNEYIQDVLIHVNPCYKEHSKDCDTCTEEKKNGH, from the coding sequence ATGAATGATAAATTAAGATATGAATATTCTAGAAAAGCATCAATTTTAAGTATAATAGGAAATATTCTTTTAACTGGTTTTAAAGTAATTATTGGACTTCTATCTGGAAGTATTGCTTTAGTAGCCGATGCCTTTCACTCAGCCTCAGACCTTATTGGCACAATCATTTTACTACAAGGCTTAAAAATTGCTCATATGCCCCCAGACGAGTCCCACCCCTATGGGCATCATAGGGCAGAAACAATTACATCCAAAATATTAGCTATTATTTTAATAATAACTGCTCTAGGTATAGGTTACAGTTCATTTAGAATCATAAGATCACCAAATGTGACCCCACCAGAAACTTTTGCAATTTACATTATTATTTTATCTATAATAGTTAAAGAAGGTATGTATCGATATGCTTATAAAATAGGTAAACTCATTCAAAGTGATGCAGTCATTGCTGATGCATGGCATCATAGATCTGATGCATTTTCATCGATTGGAGCACTAATAGGAGTGGGCGGAGCAATACTAGGTTATCCAATTATGGACCCATTGGCTGGTATTTTTGTATCTATTCTTATTCTTAAAACGGGAATTGAAATATATATTAGTGCAGTTAGAGATTTGATGGATACAGCACCAAGCGATGAGATTATAAACGAATTAAAAGATGCTGCCTATGAAGCCAACGGAGTTGAAGGAGTACAAGATATTAAAGTACGAAAACATGGTTCAAAGTTATTTGTAGATATGAAAATTTGTGTTAATAGTAATATTACAGTCTCTGAAGGCCATGGGGCAGCGGCTAGGGCAAAAGAAAATATTATCAAATCAAACGAATATATTCAGGATGTTCTAATTCATGTAAACCCATGCTATAAGGAACACTCTAAAGACTGTGATACCTGTACTGAAGAGAAGAAAAATGGCCATTAA
- a CDS encoding sensor histidine kinase, producing the protein MNHMINTHKMNDILSKVTAAIDESKREIFDIAESARNEYNDLKKELIEIQKSIQTVISEVDKLEVLEKKSRKRLVDVSKNFIDYNEEDIREAYEKANEFQINLVLRRQQEKELIKKRTETEFRLKNAAQTLQKAENLTSKMGIVLEFLDGNIQDITSTLEDIQQKHVLAKRIIQAQEDERQRIARDIHDGPAQSLSNVVIKAEVCEKLIDIDTNRTKIEIDLLKKNLRDTIKDIRKIIYNLRPMSLDDLGFVPTIQQYIKNFQDETDIEVDFVILSKQWIEDKVKNLCIFRVIQEALNNVRKHSNASLVKLRIEMTKEYTTMSIIDNGLGFNIEEVESKDKIEGGFGLMNMEERVKLLNGNFEIKSTKNNGTRIFVHIPHDN; encoded by the coding sequence ATGAATCATATGATTAACACACACAAAATGAATGATATATTGAGTAAGGTTACTGCAGCCATAGATGAGAGTAAGCGAGAGATTTTTGATATTGCTGAGAGTGCGAGAAATGAATATAATGACTTAAAAAAGGAATTAATTGAAATTCAAAAAAGCATTCAAACAGTTATTAGTGAAGTAGATAAGCTAGAAGTATTAGAAAAAAAGTCTAGAAAAAGATTAGTTGATGTTAGTAAGAATTTTATTGATTACAATGAAGAGGATATAAGAGAAGCTTATGAGAAGGCAAATGAATTCCAAATCAATCTTGTTTTAAGAAGACAGCAAGAGAAAGAATTAATAAAGAAAAGAACAGAAACAGAATTTAGACTTAAGAATGCGGCTCAAACTTTACAAAAAGCTGAGAATCTAACATCTAAAATGGGCATAGTACTTGAGTTTTTAGATGGGAATATACAAGATATAACCAGCACTCTAGAAGACATACAACAAAAACATGTTCTAGCAAAAAGAATAATTCAAGCCCAGGAAGATGAAAGACAGAGAATTGCAAGAGATATACATGATGGTCCTGCCCAGTCATTATCAAATGTTGTAATTAAAGCAGAGGTTTGTGAAAAACTGATTGATATTGACACAAATAGGACTAAGATTGAAATAGACCTACTTAAGAAAAATTTAAGAGATACAATTAAGGATATACGCAAAATAATATATAATCTAAGACCGATGTCATTAGATGATTTAGGTTTTGTACCTACTATTCAACAATACATAAAGAATTTTCAAGATGAGACAGATATAGAAGTAGATTTTGTTATACTGTCGAAGCAGTGGATAGAAGATAAGGTTAAAAATCTTTGTATTTTTCGTGTAATACAAGAAGCACTTAATAACGTTAGAAAACACTCTAACGCTAGCTTAGTAAAGCTTAGGATAGAGATGACTAAAGAATATACTACCATGAGCATTATTGATAATGGTCTAGGTTTTAATATAGAGGAAGTTGAGTCTAAAGATAAAATCGAAGGTGGTTTTGGTTTAATGAACATGGAAGAACGTGTAAAGCTATTAAACGGAAACTTTGAAATAAAAAGTACGAAAAATAATGGTACAAGGATTTTTGTACATATTCCCCACGATAACTAA